From the Salinimicrobium tongyeongense genome, one window contains:
- a CDS encoding beta-ketoacyl-[acyl-carrier-protein] synthase family protein, translating to MNRRVVITGMGVAAPNGVGLTPFSEALKKGKSGIKFQPELERLKFRCQIAGKPEIPEEMLKDYFTNLELRGLNSSGIVYGVISGVDAWKDAGLPLGPEAETDWDNGIIFGTGILGVDKFREAIHLIDDKNTRRLGSTSVIQTMASGVSAYLNSKLACGNQVTTNSSACTTGTEAILMAADRIRAGKAERILAGSCSDSGPYVWGGFDAMRILPHKYNADPEAGSRPMSGSAAGFVPGSGAGAVVVEDLESALERGAKIYAEVLGGHINSGGQRNKGSMTAPNSEGVKRCIKNAIFDAGVHPEELDAINGHLTATSMDATEVKNWREALELKGKDFPYINSLKSLTGHCLSAAGSVESVASILQVSEDFLFGNINSEDLHPEIEEIAGREKVPQKSIFREVNLVAKASFGFGDVNAVAIFSKFR from the coding sequence ATGAACAGAAGAGTGGTGATTACAGGAATGGGCGTGGCCGCTCCAAACGGCGTAGGCTTAACTCCATTTTCTGAAGCCCTCAAAAAAGGCAAAAGCGGAATAAAATTTCAGCCAGAACTCGAGCGCCTTAAGTTCAGGTGCCAGATTGCCGGAAAACCTGAAATCCCGGAGGAAATGCTGAAAGATTATTTTACTAACCTGGAGCTGCGCGGGCTAAACAGCAGCGGCATTGTTTACGGAGTGATCTCGGGTGTTGATGCCTGGAAAGACGCAGGCTTGCCGCTAGGCCCCGAAGCAGAAACAGACTGGGATAACGGGATCATATTTGGCACCGGGATATTGGGCGTGGATAAATTCCGCGAAGCCATTCATTTAATTGACGACAAAAACACCCGCAGGCTTGGAAGCACGAGCGTAATTCAAACCATGGCCAGCGGGGTTAGTGCCTATCTCAACAGCAAGCTCGCCTGCGGCAACCAGGTCACCACCAATTCCTCGGCCTGCACTACTGGTACAGAAGCTATACTAATGGCAGCCGACAGAATACGGGCCGGGAAGGCCGAACGTATCCTAGCAGGCAGTTGTAGTGACAGCGGGCCTTACGTGTGGGGCGGTTTTGATGCCATGCGAATCCTTCCGCATAAATACAACGCTGATCCTGAAGCCGGATCGAGACCCATGAGCGGGTCGGCCGCGGGTTTTGTTCCCGGGAGTGGGGCAGGGGCGGTGGTAGTTGAAGACCTGGAATCGGCGCTCGAAAGGGGCGCGAAGATCTATGCTGAAGTTCTTGGAGGCCATATAAACAGCGGCGGACAAAGAAATAAGGGTTCCATGACCGCTCCAAATTCTGAAGGGGTGAAAAGATGTATCAAAAATGCCATTTTTGACGCCGGGGTCCATCCCGAAGAACTCGATGCCATTAATGGCCACCTTACCGCAACCTCCATGGATGCTACAGAAGTTAAGAACTGGAGGGAAGCTCTTGAGTTAAAAGGAAAAGATTTCCCGTATATCAATAGTTTGAAAAGCCTCACAGGACATTGCCTTAGCGCTGCCGGAAGTGTTGAAAGCGTAGCGAGTATTCTCCAGGTATCTGAAGATTTTCTCTTCGGAAATATTAATTCTGAAGACCTGCATCCGGAAATTGAAGAGATTGCCGGCCGGGAAAAAGTTCCGCAGAAATCCATTTTTAGAGAGGTAAATCTGGTAGCCAAAGCAAGTTTCGGGTTTGGAGATGTGAATGCCGTGGCAATTTTTAGTAAATTCAGATGA
- a CDS encoding 3-hydroxyacyl-ACP dehydratase FabZ family protein, which translates to MNFESLINLLPYSEPFLFVDELKEVSENGISGTYTFKEEADFYRGHFKDNPVTPGVILTECMAQIGVVCLGIFLLKNEELKNFGVALSNESIDYFLPVLPGEKVTVVSEKVYFRFNKLKCKVHMFNAEEKLVCRGEISGMIKAE; encoded by the coding sequence TTGAATTTTGAATCTCTAATAAATTTACTTCCCTATTCAGAACCTTTCCTCTTTGTAGATGAACTAAAAGAGGTGTCTGAAAATGGCATTTCAGGCACCTATACTTTTAAGGAAGAAGCTGATTTTTACCGGGGACATTTTAAAGATAATCCGGTGACGCCGGGAGTAATTCTCACAGAATGTATGGCGCAAATTGGCGTGGTTTGCCTCGGAATTTTTCTGCTGAAGAATGAAGAATTAAAAAATTTTGGTGTGGCTTTGTCAAATGAATCAATAGATTATTTTTTACCGGTGCTGCCGGGGGAAAAAGTGACTGTGGTTTCAGAAAAGGTTTATTTCAGGTTCAATAAGTTGAAATGCAAGGTACACATGTTTAATGCTGAAGAAAAGCTCGTATGCAGAGGGGAAATTTCAGGAATGATAAAAGCGGAATGA
- a CDS encoding NAD(P)/FAD-dependent oxidoreductase, translating to MTNRIIIAGGGLAGLTAAIHLAQKGQKITLFEKDVFPRHKVCGEYLSREVVPYFNALQIPWRELKAKKIDKLCYSTPSGKAIDLTLPMGALGVSRYALDNLLFETAKANGVEILREKLLEMTFLEGEFKVVSTEAEYKADYVLGSFGKRSLLDKNLDRNFFKESAPWVAVKNHYRLKDFPDDLVGLHNFKGGYCGLSKTENNHINMCYLATYKSFRTFKDPEKFNKKVLRKNPFLDSFLAEASPVFEKPLTIAQVSFSKKEAVKDHMLMLGDAAGLIHPLCGNGMAIAIHSAKIASEEILDHFVNGTKRAEMETAYKQRWEKMFRRRFKTASLLQKLLLKEKLAEVSQAIISKVPFVLPGIIKQTHGKPIV from the coding sequence ATGACCAACAGAATCATCATCGCAGGTGGCGGGCTCGCAGGTTTAACAGCTGCAATACACCTGGCTCAAAAAGGGCAAAAAATCACTCTTTTTGAGAAGGATGTTTTTCCGCGGCATAAAGTCTGCGGCGAATATTTGTCCCGCGAGGTGGTTCCTTATTTTAATGCGCTTCAAATTCCGTGGCGGGAGCTAAAAGCTAAAAAAATCGACAAATTATGCTACAGTACGCCTTCCGGAAAGGCAATTGACCTCACTTTACCCATGGGCGCGCTGGGCGTGAGCCGTTACGCATTAGACAACCTGCTTTTTGAAACTGCCAAAGCCAACGGCGTGGAAATACTCCGGGAAAAGCTGCTCGAAATGACATTTTTGGAAGGTGAGTTTAAAGTAGTTTCAACAGAAGCCGAGTACAAGGCCGATTATGTTCTTGGCAGCTTCGGAAAAAGGTCGTTGCTCGATAAGAACCTGGATCGTAACTTTTTTAAAGAATCAGCACCTTGGGTCGCAGTTAAAAATCATTACCGCCTGAAGGATTTTCCTGATGACCTGGTAGGTTTGCACAATTTTAAAGGCGGGTATTGCGGACTTTCAAAAACCGAAAATAATCACATTAACATGTGTTATCTCGCCACCTACAAAAGCTTCAGGACTTTTAAAGACCCCGAAAAGTTCAATAAAAAAGTGCTTCGGAAAAACCCCTTTCTGGATAGTTTTTTAGCTGAAGCTTCGCCGGTGTTTGAAAAACCGCTCACTATTGCACAAGTCTCCTTCAGCAAAAAAGAAGCCGTTAAAGATCACATGCTTATGCTGGGAGATGCGGCGGGGCTAATACATCCCTTGTGCGGTAACGGGATGGCCATAGCGATTCACAGTGCCAAAATAGCTTCCGAAGAAATTTTGGATCACTTTGTAAATGGTACTAAGCGGGCAGAAATGGAGACAGCTTATAAGCAGCGGTGGGAAAAGATGTTCCGCAGGAGATTTAAGACAGCATCTTTGCTGCAAAAGCTGCTTTTAAAAGAAAAACTGGCAGAAGTTTCCCAGGCCATAATTTCGAAAGTTCCATTTGTGCTGCCGGGAATCATAAAACAAACCCACGGAAAACCCATCGTATAA
- a CDS encoding methyltransferase domain-containing protein — MVNTQTRSAQKEIMDDLDMRGEELEKTLQDLDKVNRWLGGNKITLQGVEKLLKNASFRSPVKIIDVGCGNGSVLKEVARLGRETGQKFELTGIDANRNAREIAEKNLSSYPEVSFKGMDVFSEEFKPLEADIILCTLTLHHFSNEEIKKLMKVFVQKAKIGVVINDLKRSRRAYYLFKVFCLAFGIREINRKDGLTSILRSFKKEELQALGKDLEPSRQEINEKWAFRYQWILYK; from the coding sequence ATGGTTAATACTCAAACAAGATCTGCCCAAAAAGAGATTATGGACGATCTCGATATGCGGGGTGAGGAGCTGGAAAAAACGCTGCAGGATCTCGATAAGGTGAACCGCTGGCTGGGCGGCAATAAGATCACCCTGCAGGGTGTGGAAAAACTTCTCAAAAATGCCAGTTTTAGGAGTCCGGTAAAGATCATTGATGTGGGCTGTGGCAACGGCAGCGTACTTAAAGAAGTGGCGCGCTTAGGCCGTGAGACCGGCCAGAAATTTGAATTGACGGGCATAGACGCTAACAGGAATGCCAGGGAAATTGCCGAAAAAAACCTGTCTTCTTATCCCGAGGTTTCTTTCAAAGGCATGGATGTTTTTTCTGAAGAATTTAAACCTCTGGAAGCCGATATAATTTTATGTACCTTAACCCTGCACCACTTTTCTAATGAAGAGATCAAAAAGCTGATGAAGGTTTTCGTTCAGAAAGCGAAAATAGGGGTCGTCATAAATGATCTCAAGAGAAGCCGGCGTGCCTATTATCTTTTTAAGGTCTTTTGCCTGGCCTTTGGGATTCGGGAGATCAACCGTAAAGATGGGCTCACCTCGATCTTGAGAAGTTTTAAAAAGGAGGAACTGCAGGCATTGGGAAAAGATCTCGAGCCGAGCCGCCAGGAGATCAATGAAAAATGGGCATTTAGATATCAATGGATCTTATACAAATAA
- a CDS encoding type III polyketide synthase → MSVKIATVAKQLPPYSRETAEVIPFVETWLDGQEERFKRKVVKIFEGAAVDKRYSIMDPSEVFTATSFEDKNRIYSREVKKLGAKVLKKALEQAGWEANSVDYIISVSCTGIMIPSLDAFLINELQMKQDITRLPVTEMGCAAGISGMIYANNFLKANPGKRAAVIAVESPTATFQLDDFSMANMVSAAIFGDGAACVLMSSEEDAPGPKILGDDMYHFFDATHMMGFDLTNSGLKMLLDQEVPQTIADHFPEIIHPFLKKHNSSIEKVDHLIFHPGGKKIVQTVEDLFGKLGKNIDDTKEVLRLYGNMSSATVLYVLERFLNRPKEKGEQGLMLSFGPGFSAQKILLEW, encoded by the coding sequence ATGAGCGTAAAAATAGCCACAGTAGCAAAACAACTTCCGCCTTACTCACGTGAAACCGCAGAGGTAATTCCCTTTGTGGAAACCTGGCTCGACGGGCAGGAGGAGCGGTTCAAAAGAAAAGTGGTTAAGATCTTTGAAGGTGCTGCTGTAGATAAACGATATTCTATCATGGATCCTTCCGAAGTTTTTACGGCGACTTCTTTTGAAGATAAGAACCGTATTTACAGTAGGGAAGTTAAAAAACTGGGCGCCAAAGTATTAAAAAAGGCTCTGGAACAAGCCGGTTGGGAAGCCAATTCTGTAGATTATATCATCAGCGTGAGCTGCACCGGCATCATGATCCCTTCTTTAGACGCTTTTCTCATCAACGAACTGCAAATGAAGCAGGATATTACCAGGTTGCCGGTCACCGAAATGGGTTGTGCCGCCGGGATTTCGGGGATGATCTACGCCAATAATTTTTTAAAAGCCAACCCGGGGAAGAGAGCTGCTGTTATTGCCGTTGAAAGCCCTACGGCTACTTTTCAGCTTGATGATTTCTCGATGGCCAACATGGTGAGTGCTGCAATTTTTGGAGATGGCGCAGCCTGTGTGTTAATGTCTTCGGAAGAAGATGCCCCCGGGCCAAAAATACTGGGGGATGATATGTACCATTTTTTTGACGCCACCCACATGATGGGTTTTGATTTGACCAATTCCGGTCTCAAAATGCTGCTTGATCAGGAAGTGCCACAAACCATTGCCGATCATTTTCCAGAGATCATCCATCCGTTCCTCAAAAAGCACAATTCTTCCATTGAAAAAGTAGACCATCTAATTTTTCATCCCGGCGGAAAAAAAATTGTGCAAACGGTTGAAGATCTTTTTGGTAAATTAGGTAAGAATATAGATGACACCAAAGAAGTGTTGCGGCTTTACGGCAATATGAGCAGCGCAACCGTACTCTATGTCCTGGAAAGGTTTTTAAACCGGCCAAAAGAGAAAGGGGAACAGGGCCTTATGCTAAGCTTTGGCCCCGGCTTTTCGGCTCAAAAAATACTTTTAGAATGGTAA
- a CDS encoding enoyl-ACP reductase FabI gives MVKEFEGKNYWALVLGGSSGLGFASAKKLARHGMNILVVHRDRKDDLPEIKSAFNEIRGLGVQLHSFNRDATRKDRREEIKQEMQEILGESGKVRTMLHSISKGNLKSMLGKEPTLKNDDFQQTIDAMAISLYDWTRLIFDAGLFAKDARILSFTSEGNIKAWKDYAAVSAAKVALEAITRSIALEFAPEGIRANCIQAGVTVTRSLELIPGYESLRQHALKRNPFKRLTTPADVANAVYLLSKDEASWITGTIIPVNGGEHLK, from the coding sequence ATGGTAAAGGAATTTGAAGGAAAGAATTACTGGGCCCTGGTACTTGGCGGAAGCAGTGGCCTGGGTTTTGCTTCGGCCAAAAAACTGGCCCGGCACGGTATGAACATCCTGGTGGTGCACCGGGACCGGAAAGATGATTTGCCCGAGATAAAATCGGCTTTTAACGAGATTCGCGGGCTGGGGGTACAGCTGCATTCCTTTAATCGCGATGCCACCCGCAAAGACCGAAGGGAAGAGATCAAACAGGAAATGCAGGAAATTCTTGGGGAATCGGGGAAAGTCCGTACCATGTTGCACAGCATTTCCAAGGGAAACCTGAAGTCTATGCTGGGAAAAGAACCCACCTTAAAAAATGACGATTTTCAACAGACCATAGATGCCATGGCGATTAGCCTGTACGACTGGACGAGGCTTATTTTTGATGCGGGTTTGTTTGCAAAAGATGCAAGGATACTCTCTTTCACCAGCGAAGGCAATATCAAGGCCTGGAAAGATTATGCGGCAGTTTCGGCAGCCAAGGTGGCTTTGGAAGCCATAACCCGAAGCATTGCGCTCGAGTTTGCCCCCGAAGGCATTCGGGCAAACTGCATTCAGGCCGGGGTTACGGTAACGCGGTCTCTTGAATTGATTCCGGGTTATGAAAGCCTGCGGCAGCATGCTTTAAAGCGAAATCCTTTCAAAAGGCTCACCACACCGGCCGATGTTGCCAATGCTGTTTATTTGTTGAGCAAAGATGAAGCCAGCTGGATCACAGGTACCATAATTCCGGTTAACGGTGGGGAACACCTTAAATAA